DNA from Microaerobacter geothermalis:
TCCCGAGGACTCAAGAGTTTAACCCAAAGATATAACGAACTTCGTCAAGGTTGGCGAACCGCCTAGTGCGGAACCGCATGCTAGGTGGTGTGAGAAGACGGGGGTTAGTCGCCCCCTCTTACTCGATATTATTTCATTCAATGGAAATCGGATTGTCGGATGACGGAATGGTTTTAATCTTATATTTTAGGCAAAACTAAGAAAAAAGGGAGGGATATGATGAACGAGGAGCAAGATATACTGCTGTTTGATGAGAGCAACCGCTTTTTTAAAGGACTTATCTTTGGAATAATCCTGTCCATTCCGATTTGGGTTGTCATCGTTGCGATCATCATAAGATCGATTTAAATATAAAACCAGAAATTGAGAGGTGGAATCCATTAATCAAATGATTCAAATGTGGGTGGTTCATCAAAGACTTGCTGAACTTTGGCTCATCAAAAAAAAGCGTTCTCTTACCAAGGACGAACAAACAGAATTTGTCCAATGCTTGGATGCAAACGCTAATCGAGCCTGGAAGCTAGCAAGATTAGAAAATCAGTATTTGTTGGCCTCCATGACGCAGGACAAAGAGTGGCATCATCATATCAGCAGTGAGCTCAATAAACTGTCATAGAATCGAATAAATCAAATTGAAATCAGGCACCCTACCATCATCATTTAGGGTGTCTTTTACTTGTTTTAAATAAAGGAAAAAAAGTGGGAAGAGTAGAAGTATTTTAAAGGAATTTTCGAAAATATATGGACGGAACTAAAGAATTTACTAAGGACAGCCTTCGAGTACGTGCTTTAGCGTTGGGGCTAAAGAACGGGAATTAGCCGTCAAACTGACTCCATCTTAGAAATACCCAGATGTTTTGGACGGCTCCGTTCTTTAGCCTCGAAGCGGACATTCATCACATCTGGGCCGAACTCGACAAGCAGACGTGTAAATCTTTGATATGAAAATAACATTTTCATATCAATTTGTGACCCTTCGGGTCATGTAAGTTTAGTTCCGTAGCAATAGAGGAAAGGGTGAATGTCATTGATACAGTTAAAAGATATCATGACTCCCGTAAAAGAATGTCTCCAACCGGATCATACTCTTTCTCATGCCATACAATTTATGATGAGAACCAAATGGAATACCATTCCGGTTACCGACCAGAGTGGGAAGCTGTTGGGGGTGTTTACCAGAAGTATTTTATATCAATTGATATTGAAACAAACCCCATTACATACACCGATTAGAGAACACATGAAGAAAGAAGCCTATTGCCTTCCTTTGGATACTCCCTATGAGGAAATTGAAAGGGTAGTTAAAACCAGTAAAGTAGGGACAGGTATTGTCGTAGATCAAGAAAGAAAGGTCATCGGTTTATTTACCAAAACCGATATGATCTTCACACTGTTTAGGTCCACACATTCCTTAAAAGAACAGTTGGAAACGATCCTTCACTCTTCCCAATTGGGAGCCTGTATGACGGATGAGCATGATCGAATCACCTTCGCAAATCAAAAATTATGTCAATGGATCGGCAAGAAATTGGAGGATCTGATCGGAAAAAAGCTGTATGAAATGATTCCTGGTTTTCCTGTTGCTCAACCGGATGAAGAATATAAACTAAACATTCTCCATCGTGTAAAAGTAGGAAACAATCAAACGATTAGCCGGCTTTCCAAATATCAGACGGTCAACGGCAAAGACGGATGGATCGCTATTTTTCAAAATGTAACTGAAATAGAAAAAATGGCCGAAGAATTAAAAACAGTAAAAATGTGGAAGAGCCTCCTTGATACGGCAATAGAAAATGCTTATGACGGAATCGTGATGGTAAATGAAAAAAGTGAAGTTGTTTTTTTAAGTCCACCGATCATGGAGTTGTTCTCCCTTGACAAAGAAGAGTCGCTTGGTAAATCCATTGATGAGCTGCTGCCCCAATTGGAACTGACACAGGTTCTAAAAACAGGGGAGGCCAATCTCAGTGATTTCATGGAAATCAACGGAATTAAATATATCGTTACCCGCATTCCTGTGATTCAGGATGGACAGATGATTGGAGCCATCGGGAAAGTGACATTCCGTCAGCTTCATCAAGTTAAGGAACTTTTTAAAAAACTTGAAGCCATGGAAAACAAAGTGACCTATTATCAAGAGGAACTGAAAAAGTCAGAATCAGCACGCTACAGTTGGGAGCAAATTTCTTCTGCCAATCCGCAGATGGAGAAACTAAAGCGGAGCGCGTACAAAGCAGCCAAGGGTCGATCTACTATTCTGATACGCGGAGAAAGCGGAACGGGAAAGGAACTTTTTGCCCATGCCATTCACAGTGTTAGCGCCCGTAAGAATGGCCCGTTCGTCACGGTGAATTGCGCAGCCATTCCTGAGCATTTGCTGGAATCAGAATTTTTCGGATATGAGGAAGGAGCCTTTACCGGCGCCAAGCAAAAGGGAAAAATCGGCAAATTTGATCTGGCAAACGGCGGAACCCTCTTTTTAGATGAAATCGGGGATATGTCCTCGCAGCTTCAGGCGAAATTGCTGCGAGTCCTGCAGGAGAAAGAATTTTATCGGGTAGGAGGAACGGAGAAAATCCATGTAGATGTCCGAATTATTGCAGCTACCAATCGTTCCTTAGAGGAAATGGTAGAAAAAGGAGATTTTCGCGAGGATTTGTTTTACCGGTTAAATGTTATTTCATTTGAAATCCCCCCTTTAAGAAAACGAAAAGAGGATATTCTTCTTCTTACAGAAATATTTATCGAGGAGTTAAACCGTATCATTGGAACAAGTATTACTGGTATCGAGTCCCGGGCCTTGGAAGTGTTGATGGGTTATCATTGGCCTGGAAATGTTCGTGAGTTAAAAAATGTACTGGAGAGGGGAATGACCTTTGCCGAACATGGGAAAATACAAATGGAAGATTTGCCCGATTATCTATTAAAAAAAGTAACAGATCAGGTATCTTATCATGAAGATTCGAACAGAAGCATGTTGGAAAAAGCAGAAGAAAGTGCCATTCACCAAGCTCTTCAGCAAGTTGGAGGAAATAAAACCAAGGCTGCGAAACTACTGGGAATTAGTCGATCCATGTTGTATGAAAAATTAAAGAAGTATCGATAATCAGAATGTACATATGATTACCGCAAAGTTGCTTGATGTTATAGAAGTGTCCGGTATGTCGGACACTTTTTTTCTTTTGTTGTCCATGTTCCGGACAATTAAAGAAAAATAACCCAATAATTTTCAGTTTTTTCAGCAATTTATCATTGGCATGATTCCTGCTACAGATGAACTGTAGAACGATGAAAGGAAGCAAATATTTAGGGGGGGTTTCATGGATATTGGAAGCTGTCTGGCGCGAAATGCCCGCCGTCATCCCAATCGATGGGCTCTTACTTGTGAGGACAGAGAGTATACCTATGATCATTTTAACAGAGTCGTGAACCGATTATCCCATGGATTCATGAGGTTAGGAATCAACAAAGGTGAAAAAGTGGCGTTAATGATGAAAAACTCGGATTTTTTTGCCATATCATTTTATGCCGCTGCAAAAATTGGAGCTGTTTTGGTTCCTGTCAATTTTCGTTTGGTTTCAGGGGAAGTTCGCTATATTCTTGAGCAATCCGACTGCGTGGCAGTGATCTGTGATGAAGAATTTGATGAATTGGTTGAAGAGGCAAGGCAAGGGATTGACCATATCCGTCATATCGTAGCCGTTCACAATCCCAAAATCCCATCCCATTTAGCCTATGATGAAGTTCTTACATCTGAAGAGAGTGAACCGGACGTACTGATTAGTGAAAGAGATGATTTGGAAATTTTATACACATCAGGAACCACCGGACGTCCCAAGGGGGCATTGTTTGATCATCACCGTATTTTAAACGTTGGAATTAAAATGATGGCCGTAATGGGGAGTAATCCCAAAGATCGGTTTTTGCATTTGGCACCTCTATTTCACTCTGCCCAACTTAACTTGTTTTTGCTGCCCGGTTTTTTTCTTGGAGCCGGCCATGTGATTCACCGTGATTTTCATCCTATAGAAACTTTGAAGGCCATAGAAAAACATAAGATTACCTTTTTCTTTGGGGTTCCTGCCATGTATACCTATTTATTGCAGGTTCCCAATGGAACCGATTATGATTTGTCCTCGGTGCTCCGCTGCGGATATGGGGCAGCACCTATGGCTGCCGAATTGGTGAAGCAAAGCATGAAATTATTTCGAACGGAACAATTTTTTAATCTGTGCGGATTAACAGAAGCTGGACCGGGCGGGATTTGTTTGACACCGGAAGATCATAAAACGAAGCTGGGTGCCAGTGGGTCTTCCATGTTCCTTACAGAAGCTAGGGTGGTAGATGATGTTGGGGAGGATGTGGTTCCCGGAGCAGTAGGGGAATTGATCCTTCGCGGGGAAACCATCATGAAAGAATACTACAAAAAACCGGAAGAAACGGCAAAAGCCATAAAGAATGGCTGGTTATATACGGGGGATTTGGCAGTCATTGATGAGGACGGTTACATCACGTTGGTGGATCGAAAGAAGGATATGATTATTTCAGGCGGGGAAAATGTCTATTCCATTGAAGTGGAGCAGGTGATGTACGAGCATCCACAGGTTCTGGAAGCGGCTGCGGTGGGTCTTCCCCATGAAGTATGGGGGGAAATGGTAACCGCCATTGTGGTACCCAAACCGGGTGAAACCATTGATGTAAAAGAATTTCAGGAGTTCTGCCGCAAACGCCTGGCTGGCTATAAAATCCCGCGAAAGGTGATTTTTGAAGAAAAACTGCCACGGAACGCCTCTGGAAAGATTCTGAAATACAAGCTAAGAGAAGACTATAGAATCTAAAACCTGATCGTTCATATTTATGTTCTATATGGACGGAACTAAAGAAATTTACTAAGGACAGCCTTCGAGTTCGTTCTTAGCGAAGTGACTAAAGAGCGGGAATTAGCCCTCAAACTGACTCCATCATCGAAATACCCAGATGTTTTTGAGGGCTCCGTTCTTTAGTCTCGAAGCGAGCTATAATACTTCTTCGCACTGTGGCTAACCGCCACTAATATTCCCCGATGATTATGTGGGAAATCAGTGGCGGTAAGCCCCTGCACAAGTTCAACTAAACTTCAGGTGGAAAAAGACACTCCACCTGAAAAGTGAATATATAAGTTGATGGGGTGATCGGAATGATTTTGACCAAAGGTTTAATGGGATCCGCAAAGAACAAGGCAAATAAATTGGCCATCGTAGACGGAAATCATCGCTATACTTACGGGGAATTTGCCGATAGGGTATCACAGCTTAAAAAGGGGATCAAAGAGTTGGGTGTGGAAAAAGGGGACAGAGTGGGAATTTTGATGCTTAACAGTTTTCGTTACTTGGAGCTTTTCTATGCCGTCACGGCCATCGGAGCCGTCGTTGTCCCTTTAAATGTGCGTTTGTCGGTACCGGAACTGACATTTGTATTAAATGATGCTGGTGCCAAAGTTCTATTCCTCCATCGGGAGTTTTTGCCCATTCTGACACAGCTGAAGGA
Protein-coding regions in this window:
- a CDS encoding DUF7667 family protein; this encodes MIQMWVVHQRLAELWLIKKKRSLTKDEQTEFVQCLDANANRAWKLARLENQYLLASMTQDKEWHHHISSELNKLS
- a CDS encoding sigma-54-dependent Fis family transcriptional regulator codes for the protein MSLIQLKDIMTPVKECLQPDHTLSHAIQFMMRTKWNTIPVTDQSGKLLGVFTRSILYQLILKQTPLHTPIREHMKKEAYCLPLDTPYEEIERVVKTSKVGTGIVVDQERKVIGLFTKTDMIFTLFRSTHSLKEQLETILHSSQLGACMTDEHDRITFANQKLCQWIGKKLEDLIGKKLYEMIPGFPVAQPDEEYKLNILHRVKVGNNQTISRLSKYQTVNGKDGWIAIFQNVTEIEKMAEELKTVKMWKSLLDTAIENAYDGIVMVNEKSEVVFLSPPIMELFSLDKEESLGKSIDELLPQLELTQVLKTGEANLSDFMEINGIKYIVTRIPVIQDGQMIGAIGKVTFRQLHQVKELFKKLEAMENKVTYYQEELKKSESARYSWEQISSANPQMEKLKRSAYKAAKGRSTILIRGESGTGKELFAHAIHSVSARKNGPFVTVNCAAIPEHLLESEFFGYEEGAFTGAKQKGKIGKFDLANGGTLFLDEIGDMSSQLQAKLLRVLQEKEFYRVGGTEKIHVDVRIIAATNRSLEEMVEKGDFREDLFYRLNVISFEIPPLRKRKEDILLLTEIFIEELNRIIGTSITGIESRALEVLMGYHWPGNVRELKNVLERGMTFAEHGKIQMEDLPDYLLKKVTDQVSYHEDSNRSMLEKAEESAIHQALQQVGGNKTKAAKLLGISRSMLYEKLKKYR
- a CDS encoding long-chain-fatty-acid--CoA ligase, with the translated sequence MDIGSCLARNARRHPNRWALTCEDREYTYDHFNRVVNRLSHGFMRLGINKGEKVALMMKNSDFFAISFYAAAKIGAVLVPVNFRLVSGEVRYILEQSDCVAVICDEEFDELVEEARQGIDHIRHIVAVHNPKIPSHLAYDEVLTSEESEPDVLISERDDLEILYTSGTTGRPKGALFDHHRILNVGIKMMAVMGSNPKDRFLHLAPLFHSAQLNLFLLPGFFLGAGHVIHRDFHPIETLKAIEKHKITFFFGVPAMYTYLLQVPNGTDYDLSSVLRCGYGAAPMAAELVKQSMKLFRTEQFFNLCGLTEAGPGGICLTPEDHKTKLGASGSSMFLTEARVVDDVGEDVVPGAVGELILRGETIMKEYYKKPEETAKAIKNGWLYTGDLAVIDEDGYITLVDRKKDMIISGGENVYSIEVEQVMYEHPQVLEAAAVGLPHEVWGEMVTAIVVPKPGETIDVKEFQEFCRKRLAGYKIPRKVIFEEKLPRNASGKILKYKLREDYRI